The Cervus canadensis isolate Bull #8, Minnesota chromosome X, ASM1932006v1, whole genome shotgun sequence genome contains the following window.
CTGTGAACGAGCAGAGGTTATCTGGAGAACTTATACACATCAGCCACATAAAATGAGAGAAGAATCCACTATGATTTAATATGAAAAGAAATGTGATAAACAGGTGATTTGGGATAATGGCTGAATGGGAACAAGGGGGACTCAAGAATGATTTTGCATTATCACCTTGATGATCTTCTAAGTCTGTGTTGTCCAATACCTTAGCCACATGGTATTTTTAGTTTCAATTAAATGAAGTTAATTAATTAGTGAAATTCAGTTtcattagccacatttcaagtgcttaataGTCACATATGGCTGTTAATATTTTGGACAACACATATGTAGATCAATCTATCATCCAAGAAAATTCTGTTGGACTGCACTGGTCTagatttttcatttgcttctctaAGTCATCTACCCCTGATCTACTGCTTTCCAGTTTCTAAAGTATAACTGCTCTAGTCTCTTCTCTTGTTCTCCCTTTTCTCatgtattatattaaaaaaacaatttactGTTGTTTTAGTGAAGTTTGGAGGGGGATAAAGAATACAGGTATATGTCTAAtccattatttttcctaaaaatctttgcttttctctccctCAGTGTGATCTTGCTTTTGGGCTCACATTATGAGTAATCACAGTCACTTCAGGGGTCCCTCTGGCTTGGGCTGGCCTCTGAATTCCAGCTTGCTCCCATAAAGCCATAGCATCAGCTGGggatgctgggggtgggagggaggtggcgCAGTGGGGACATTTCTGGTTGTTGTCATGTAGTCACATGGGCATCCACGGTAAGTTCTCATCATTCACCTGGCCCCTGGTTAACATTCTACAACTATCATGTCTGCAATCTGCCCATCCCCAATGGAGGTTTTCACCAGGTTTGCAGGCTCTGGGCAGCATGCTGGTACCTAAGCAGACTTTACAAGGCAGCCTTAGGCTGGTCCACCCGGGCATTCCATTTGGTTGGTTTTCCTCCTGTTCCTCAGGTTCTACGTGGAGGTTAGGGCACAGGCCTCATCTACTCAGGGCTCCCCTAATCTGTCTGGTGCCATCCTCTTTCCCTCCACAGGGATTCCATCCACTGAGTCTATTGTTGATATGTCAATATGATGCCCTAAGTCATTTGGTAGTGGCTTAGTTGCGttcaactcttgcaacctcatggactgtagcccaccagcctcctctatccatggatttcccagagaagaatactggagtgggttgccatttccttctccagtggatctttccaacccagggatcgaacccgggtctcctgcattgcaggcagattctttaccactgagccacttggctCAGTGACCGAGCTGCCAGTCATTTAGGGTTCTGGATTCTGAAGGGTAAAAGCTCAGGTTACGGAATCCCAAAATTCATTTCTCTAAAACTATGATTTCTACCAAGACTTTCTAAAGATTCTTTAGCAACTCAAAAGCTGGGAGATGTGGTTTTGCTCTGATTTTCCACAATGATAGTCTTAGGTCCTGAAGGTAGAAGACCCCACTTGCAATCTGGGTGGAGTGAAGTGGGAGGGTCGTGAGGTCACTGCATCACTAGGAAGCCTTAGGATAAACTTTCTTGCTCTGTTAATTATCTTCTCATGTATAGAAGATTTGCCTTTTCAACTGGATGTTCAGTTTGTTAAGAACAGAACCACACAAGTTTTTTTGGGAAAGAACATTTTCTTACTGTTATAAGTGTGTCCAGCAGACAAGAATCGCTTCACAGATGTGTTGAAGACCTTTAACTTTGTAGCTTCATGGTACATGCCGGTGCCCGGGATACAGTAAACATTTAAATCATTAATAAATCTTCTGAACATATTTTGGAATAGTTCCCCCTAAAAGATATAAACATTGAAAACAttggtggttgtggtttagtcgctaagtcacgcccagctcttttcgaccccatggactgtagcccatcagactcttctgtccatgagatttcccagcaagaatactggagtgggttgccatttccttttccaggggatcttccccactcagggctAGATCCCACATCTCctccttggcaggtagattctttatcgctgatccaccagggaagcccactaagtACATAACATTCATAATACTAACTTTATACAATCAAAATGTTAACTTGGAAAATAACTTCATAACTATAAAAGAgatgcaaatattaaaaaaaaaagaatccttaggGTTAAGATAATCCTTTTCTAATATGACTTGTCAGTTTCAGGCTCAAATTAATGGGTCTGTTTTAGAAGCCCAGCCCTCGAGGCCAAAGCAGGTCAGTTCTCTTTGCACTTGTCACTTGTTCCACTGTCAAGAGTGTCTCTTTTGGAAAACGCAGCTGTGGATTTCCAGcctattctgctgctgctgttaagtcattcagtcgtgtctgactctttgcgaccccccggactgtagcctgccaggctcttctgtccgtgggatttcccgggcaaggatactagagtgggttgccatttccttctccaggggatcttctcctcCCAGGAATCtaatctgggtttcctgcattggcaggtggattctttaccactgagccacttgggaagcccccagtctATCCTGCTGCTGCAGtctatcccaccaggctctgccgtccctgggattctccaggcaagaacactggagtaggctgccattttcttctccaatgcatgaaagtgaaaagtgaaagtgaagtcactcagtcatgtctcactcgtgtgaccccatggactgcagcctacaggctcctccatccatgcgagtttccaggcaagagtactattCTAGTCACCTTAGAATCCAGTGAAAACTGCTGACAGTGGGAGGGGGCGGGTGCAGGCAGAGGAAAAGCTCACAGTAAGAAAAGTTCCCTGGTAACTGGGGTAGAGGTAAACACGTCAGTCAGGCACAGGAACATTTCCAGGACATGCAGTAAAAACTAGGACGGAGAGAGCAAGAAAACCATCCTGGGCAGCAAAGGGAGACGAAGGCTTCATGGTCCTTCATGACAGGTTGACAGTGAGTTAATTTCATACCCTGCCACTGCtgttcattatttcattcaaGTTAAGGATCCTTTGATTTCCTCCTCAAGGCAGACAACTGCGCTAGCTCCCAAGAATAAAATACAGTGATGAGCAAGATATAGCTCTCATTTTCAGTAGAATCTGCCACCAATTCCCTCCTTTTTCCATAACCCACTAGTGATGCTGCTTCCCCAGTTTGCAGCTACTCAATCACTCTCCATTTCCTTCAGGGCAGAAGGCAGACGCCCTTGCCCGACGCCCAAGGCCCTTTAGGATTCAACTTCAGTCGACATCCCCAGCCCTCTCTGCTTAGGCTCAGTGTCTTATATATGCCATGTAAGGCCATCTCATCAATTTCTTATAACTCTGTGACTAGGGATGGAACTCCTAGGCTTCAGTTTATCTGAAATGCCACCTTCTCTGGGACATAGCCTGTcatctctcctccttcaccccagGTTGTTACTCAGAAACTTGTTGAAGGAGGGAGCTGTGTCCATTTCATCTTTGTACCTCCAGCACATGCCAGCTCTGGTACCACAGCAGGTACAGAATGAGTAAGAGCTTGGGGAATGAATGAAATCAACTTATTTATTGCCCTTTACTTTCTTGATAGCACAGCTGCCCATTTGTGAGACTCCCATCTTCTTGTCCCCCATTGTAACTCACACACTCTCTTTCCAGAATGCTGTCAGAAGGCTATCTCAGTGGACTTGCGTACCGGAATGACATCCAGTGGAGTTATCCATCTTCTAATGAGCAAGTGgctgaggaaaaggaagaggagatggAAGCCACAGCAGCTGCCAGTCTTTCCTATTCCTCCGTGGATGAAACACAAGTCCAAAATCTCTATGTGAGCTGCAAATCCTCTGGCAAGATCATTTCTTCAGTGTATTCAAGAGAGAGCCAACATAGTAGAAATCCAAGAATCACAGTGCTGCAAACAAACCCCAATCCTGTGTATGAAAGCCCAAACTTGGCCGCAGTTGAACTATACAGAGACACCAGCAAAGAGACCTACTTGGTCCCACCTTCCTGCAAGAGTATCTGCAAGAATTACAATGACCTACAGATTGCAGGGGGCCAGGTGATGGCCATTAATTCAGTGACAACCGATTTCCCCTCTGAGGGCAGTTTTCAATATGGTCCTTTGCTGAAATCATCTgagattcctttgtccatggaggaTTCCATGTCCACTCAGCCCAGTGACTTGCCACCCACCCCTATCCAGCGGTATTCATCCTACTGGAGAATAACCAgcatcaaagagaaaaacagcctGCAAATGCAGAAGCCTATTTCGAATGCCGTGCTGAATGAATACCTGGAGCAGAAGCTGGTGGAGTTGTATAAGCAGTACTTTATGGACACTGGGTTTCATGACAGTTCACCTACCCAGATTCTGGCATCTGAACTCATCATGACAAACGTGGACCAAATCAGTATTCAGGTCTCTATAGAGAAGAACCTGGAGATCTCGAAAGCCAGGGATATCGTCATTAACCGCCTATTACAGTATGGGTCAACCGAAATCAGCACACCGAGTCTCCATATTTCTCAGTATAGCAATGTGAATCCATAGAGAGGGTGCTTCCACTGCTCTTTCTCAACTACTCAAATCCTAAGCAACAAGTATTCATTTATTCTGAGAATGTGCAGGAAGGGGTTGGCAAGGGGTAGAGAAGAAAAGGTTGGTTGCAGGTCAGGTATGAATTAAGAGGAAATCTCATAATATTACATGTGAAGGAATGTGGGGAGAGGAGCTATAATGACTTCCAAGTGAGGGCTGTacggaaacaaagcaaaaataaaaatgatcacaaaAGAAGGTATGATTCATATAAGGgaatacataaaaggaaaaagaagacaaaccAAGTAAGGACACATACAatgtatggagagtccttaaaaaactgccatatgactcagcaatcccactcctaggcaagTATCCTGagtaaaccaaaattaaaaaagacacacgtATCCCACtcttcattgcaacactatttacaatagctagaacatggaaacaacctagatgtccattgatagatagaatagataaagaagttgtggtacatatacacaatggaatattactcagccataaaaaggaacacatttgagtcagttctaatgaggtagatgaacctagagcctattatacagagtgaagtaagtcagaaagaaaaagataaatatcatatattaacgcatatatatggaatctataaagatggtaccaaagaatttatttgcagggcagcaatggagaaacagacatagagaacagacttatggacatggggagaggggaggagagggtgagatgtatggaaagagtaacatggaaacttccatcaccatatgtgaaatagatagccaatgggaatttgctgtattgctcaggaaactcaaataggggctctgtgtcaacctagaggggtgcaatgggagggagataggagggaggttcaagagggaggggatatatgtatacctatggctgattcatgttgatattcggtagaaaacaacaaaattctgtaaagaaattatctttcaattaaaataaataaataaatttaaaaaagaagaatgcaCACCATGGCAAAACTAAAAGCCAAAGGTTTCAGGGTAGGGAGTTAAGTATATGTTTGTCACCCAAGTAAAATCCTCCAAGTTGTTTCTTCTTGAAGGAAATGGACCACTGAAGGCTGCTACATTTGGGTAGAAAGACAGGTTCaaacagttttcaaaaaatacatttgTATCTATTTTccagatcatttaaaaatatattctttataaagatgaaaatagtAGCTAATTGcaattgtgcttttattttttttaatgattacttAGCTACAACCTCAAATACAGCCACTCAAATCTGATTCTGTTTACTGGGAGGATGAAGTTCTCTAAAAGGGAAAATACCACATATTGAACATTAAACTACTGCTTTATTTTGCCATGTTTGATTTTCTTGGTGGTACTAAGCTTGAAAAAGAATTATGCatcttatttttcccatttttctcttctttttctacatGCTCTCTTGTCCCTTCTGGAGCCAGGAAGGGGTCTTTTGTATTCTCTTACAAGCTCTAGGATCTCATGGTGTCAAATTCTGTAAATTCATGCACTAGAATGGTAGCTTCATGAGAGTCTCACTGCTCCACTTAATTCCTCTAGTTCAAGGGCTTGCAAATGATGACTCATTGGCCAAATCTAGCCTGCCACCTGCTTATTTTACTGAgagggtttccccggtggctcagtggtaaagaatctgtctatcaatgcaggagacatgagttcgatccttgggttgggaagatcccctggaggaaagcatggcaacccactccagtattcttgcctggagaatcccactggacagaggagcctggtgggctatagtccatggggtcgcacagagttagacacaatgtATCAATTAAACAACAGCACCAACAACAATCTGCATACAATAcattagtttcacatgtacaacaTGATTTGCTATTTGCATATTATGAAACGATGACCACAATACACCTAGTTACATCCTTTGAACTCCCATGAGCTAAGAATTTTTTcagccattttaaaataaaaggaagaatacTTTATGACATGAGAATTATGATATTCTAATTCAGTGTCCATTAAACAAGGCTTCATTGGAGCAAAGCCATATCTattcatttctgtattctttaCGGCTGCTTTCACACTAGAAAGGCAAAGCTCAGTAAATGTCATGGAGAACATATGGTCAACCGAAGCCAAAAACACTATCTTTCCTTCCACAAAAGAAGTTTGCCTACCCTGCTCCACAGCAGTGCCCTGACCATACAACGGGTGATTGAGTTAATTAAGCTGCCTTGAGGAAGGTGACTGTGAGATGGAGACTGGTGAGTTTATGGGGGCCTGTTGGGAACAACCTCTGTGAGGGAATGATGAAAGCCAGAGAGGTTTCCATAGATGCCTCAGCCACTTAAGGGAGCTCTGTGGTTGGGGTGGGCCTtcggcaaaaaccatcacaatactgtaaagtaattatcctccaattaaaataaataaatgtgctgtgcttagtcactcagtcgtgtctgactctttgcaaccccatggactgtagctcgccaggctcctctgtccatgggatttcccaggtaagaatactagagtgggtagccgctcccttctccaggggatcttcccaatgcagggattgaacccaggtctcccacattccaggtggattctttaccagctgagctaccagggaacaaaataaataaataaagttaaaaaattgagggaggttcaagagggaggggacatatataatcctatggctgattcacgttgaggtttgacagaaaaggacaaaattctgtaaaccaattatccctcaattaaaaataagtaaatttttaaaaaataaataaacaacaaggatctactgtatagcagaggaaactctactcaatattctgtaataacctatatggaaaagaacctgaaaatggaatggatatatgtatatgtatacccgaatcactttgctgtatatttgaaactaaaacaacattgtaaatcaactatattccaatataaaataaaattttttcaaaactaaaaaaaaaaaaaatgttccaaatTAAGAGGGTTGGCTTTGGCTCTCTTGCTTGACCAGCAGGGGGCACAACGGTAGCTGAAGTAATTCAGAGTCAAATTCCTCAAGAGGAATCAACTGGCAACCTTCAGAAGCCAAACTCCTGGCAGGTCCTGGGAGAATGAATTCCTCAACCAGGAGGAGGAATGTGAAGCACAACAGCATCCTCTTCATTTTCCCAGTATTTGTagagtgaattttcttttttaacaacaTGTGGTATCATGTAAAAAATCtggttttgaaatattaattcaGAAATGTTATtcactgttttaaataaataatagccACTCTGCATTAATTAGGCTTCCCTcctggtgcagtggtaaagaatccaccagccaatgtgggatacctgggttcaatccctgggttgggaagatctcctggagaagggaatggctacccactccagtattctggcctggagaattccatggagagaggagcccggtgggctagtccatagggtcgcaagagtcacaaatgacttagcgactaaacaacaacaatgcattaATTGCTTGCCATGGTGCCTGGCACCATGTTAAGcattttctatgaattttatataattatcatAATAACCTCATGAGAGAGTATGCCTATTATTCCTCCACCCccgccttttatttttttaaacatggagGAGCAAGCTGGGCTCAGAGCAggtaagtaatttgtccaagggCACACAGGTGGTAGTGGAACCAGATTTGAATACACTTCCATTTAAATGTAAAGTcctggttctttttctttttttccaataaattatttctttttgtttgactGAATCAGGTCTttattgtggcacatgggatcttttgttgtggtatgaaggctcagtagttgtggtgccccggcttagttgccccatggcacgtgggatcccagttccccaaccaaggatcgaacccatgtcccctgcattgtgaaccaacagggaagtccctaaagtacTGTTTCTTAACTACTACCACCTATTCTTTTGTGgaccaccatcagttcagttcagtcgctcagtcgtgtctgactctgcgaccccatggactgcagcacgccaggcctccctgtccatcaccaactcccggagtttactcaaactcatgtcatacCACCATCTGTCTCATTAAAGACTGGTTTTCTACTCCAAGGAAAAAATAACTTCTTTACCATTATGTTCTTTTCTTTATAGTGTTCTGTTTTGTAGTATTTACTTGCCTGTCTTCCTGCCCGCAAATTGGAacttttgatttattcatttgctcCCCCATGTCCCAAGCAATACCTGCACACAGTTGGTAGCTGATTCATACATGTCAAGAGATAAAACAAGTTTTGCTGTGTTGGATACCACATCTGATGGCTGAATCGAAAGATACATCAGTCTGAAAACTAGGTAATTTTGACTAGAAAAAAGTGCTATTCAGAGTTTCTCCTCAAGAAGAAAATTGAATAAGTGAGCTTAATTTCTTATAGCAGCTTAGTAAATGGTATAATAAAAACATGTTATAGTAATATTGCACATGTTTACCCTTTTGATAATTTGAGAAGTGACTTGTTACAAAGCAGACtggttcattctttttcaaatgagcATTTATTTGATGCTGCTTTGGGGGAGCACTGTGTACTGATATGAAACATGCAGGGAagacacgtgtgtgcatgtgtacaaaCACAGAGGATTGACCCCTTCTCTGTCACCTTGTTATCCTGGAGGGACCTGGCAAACAAATAAGGAACAAGAAACAGAGCCGCTTGCTTAAGCAAGAATTTGGCAAAGTGGTACTAACAGGAAGGAATACAGTGATCAATGATTGCAACTCAAGTGTGGAGGGGCCCAGGGCCAAAGACTCCAAAGGGGAAGTGATGGTTTAAATTGCTTTTGAAGAACAAGATAGGGTCGAGGTAGATGGATGGAAGGGGTGTTCTAAGCGGAGGTATGAAAGTGTCTGGAAAGACAAACAGTCAATGGCTGAAACCagagctgaatgaatgaatgaataagcagcATATTAACTACTCTTTGACACTGTAACAAATGACTACAAAATTCAGAGCCTAAAACAACACAAACGTATCTTACAGTTATATATGCCAGAAGTCCAAAGTCATTCTGGTTGGGTTAAAATCAACTTCTTGGTTGGTCTgccttccttctggaggctctagaaTAAAACTGGTTCTCTAACTCTTTGGAACTCCTAAAGGCCATCCTTGTTCCTCAGCTCCTGACTGTGCACTGTTTTAACTTCCACAGCCAGCATCACACCTCTGTCTCTCACCCTAAGCTTCCTGCCGTGCTTTTATAAGGACCTTTATGAATAAATTGGCCCCACCTACATAATCGAGGCTAATGCATTCAGCCAACATAAGCAGGCAGTTGTGTGTATTAACAATAAGACACAATAAACAATAGCAATCTGAGTTTTGCTAACCTAGGGTTTGACATTCAACAGATATAATTtggattatttcctttttctattgTATTGTCCATACAAAACCATCTGTCATGTTTTAGCTCCTCATACTTTAAATTCAactaaattcaacaaatatttactgagcatcagcTGTTATACAAAGATGAGATTCACAGTCCCTGTATAAACAGCTCCTTTATGATGTAGTACCA
Protein-coding sequences here:
- the TASL gene encoding TLR adapter interacting with SLC15A4 on the lysosome; translation: MLSEGYLSGLAYRNDIQWSYPSSNEQVAEEKEEEMEATAAASLSYSSVDETQVQNLYVSCKSSGKIISSVYSRESQHSRNPRITVLQTNPNPVYESPNLAAVELYRDTSKETYLVPPSCKSICKNYNDLQIAGGQVMAINSVTTDFPSEGSFQYGPLLKSSEIPLSMEDSMSTQPSDLPPTPIQRYSSYWRITSIKEKNSLQMQKPISNAVLNEYLEQKLVELYKQYFMDTGFHDSSPTQILASELIMTNVDQISIQVSIEKNLEISKARDIVINRLLQYGSTEISTPSLHISQYSNVNP